In one window of Acidimicrobiales bacterium DNA:
- a CDS encoding class I SAM-dependent methyltransferase, which produces MGSPTKKETVGIEGGEAAYIPLPEGLSDPAVQARSVFDRIARLYDCARPGYPAAAVADLRALCRIAEPSEVLEIGCGTGQLTRDLAAMGAQIRCVEAGAELAELARRNLSRSPNVEVTTSTFESFACRPASFDVVVSATAFHWIDPNLSYAKAASVLRPGGHLALLTNAHSAGGTHTAEVFGEAVRDLHRRLAPEVGAWTFPNADEIDLRAKTGGDIAEVWGRVDRRLWDPPPVADLFESPTVHTYRWIVSYDPDGYLAMLASQSSYALMDERTRDELLDGIRRLISRHLGDVVTKEYVTILAVARRRIPPTTSASYSDDPESSGSR; this is translated from the coding sequence GTGGGCAGCCCGACGAAGAAAGAAACGGTCGGCATCGAGGGAGGCGAGGCGGCGTACATACCGCTTCCCGAGGGCCTGTCCGACCCTGCTGTGCAGGCCCGTTCGGTCTTCGACCGCATCGCACGGCTCTACGACTGTGCTCGGCCCGGGTACCCAGCTGCGGCTGTCGCCGATCTGCGTGCGCTGTGCCGGATTGCAGAGCCCAGCGAAGTGCTGGAAATCGGATGCGGCACAGGGCAGCTGACGCGCGATCTCGCTGCGATGGGGGCGCAGATTCGCTGCGTGGAAGCCGGCGCAGAACTGGCCGAACTCGCTCGAAGGAACCTGTCGAGGTCCCCGAACGTCGAGGTCACCACTTCAACGTTCGAATCCTTTGCGTGCAGGCCCGCCAGCTTCGACGTCGTGGTGTCGGCAACGGCGTTTCACTGGATCGACCCGAACCTGTCGTACGCCAAGGCGGCCAGCGTGCTCCGACCCGGTGGCCACTTGGCCCTGCTGACCAACGCCCACAGTGCCGGGGGCACCCATACGGCTGAGGTATTCGGTGAAGCAGTACGAGACCTCCACCGCCGCCTCGCTCCAGAGGTAGGCGCCTGGACGTTTCCCAACGCCGACGAGATCGATCTCAGAGCCAAGACTGGCGGCGATATCGCCGAGGTATGGGGACGAGTGGACCGCCGGCTCTGGGATCCTCCACCTGTCGCGGATCTCTTCGAATCACCGACGGTCCATACCTATCGGTGGATTGTCAGCTACGACCCCGACGGCTACCTAGCCATGCTCGCCTCGCAATCCTCCTACGCCTTGATGGATGAGCGCACGCGCGACGAGCTTCTCGACGGCATCAGGAGGCTGATCAGCAGGCACCTTGGAGATGTTGTCACCAAGGAGTACGTGACCATTCTGGCGGTAGCCAGGAGGCGGATCCCTCCCACAACAAGCGCTTCATATTCCGACGACCCAGAATCGTCTGGCAGCAGATAG